Proteins encoded by one window of Arabidopsis thaliana chromosome 2, partial sequence:
- a CDS encoding Cysteine/Histidine-rich C1 domain family protein (Cysteine/Histidine-rich C1 domain family protein; FUNCTIONS IN: zinc ion binding; INVOLVED IN: intracellular signaling pathway; EXPRESSED IN: 22 plant structures; EXPRESSED DURING: 12 growth stages; CONTAINS InterPro DOMAIN/s: Protein kinase C-like, phorbol ester/diacylglycerol binding (InterPro:IPR002219), Zinc finger, RING-type (InterPro:IPR001841), Zinc finger, PHD-type (InterPro:IPR001965), C1-like (InterPro:IPR011424); BEST Arabidopsis thaliana protein match is: Cysteine/Histidine-rich C1 domain family protein (TAIR:AT2G21850.1); Has 2141 Blast hits to 715 proteins in 53 species: Archae - 0; Bacteria - 0; Metazoa - 87; Fungi - 4; Plants - 2011; Viruses - 0; Other Eukaryotes - 39 (source: NCBI BLink).) codes for MGKLEHFSHSCPLTSPEIVAEGICNICFQDQVVEYACKPCNFDICKTCSKLPQKVSHGFHSDHPLEFSLFQYDRKPGYIVCSCCGNMSSCSFYECKECEIYLDLGCALLKNVFTGWDVREMLHYSHEHLLRRCKPGQDARGSCLLCELPLSPSSICYGCVYCYSFLHERCLDLPTEIRHPVHLEHPLRRLDYIRSGGRTFCGACREKIDSVPFGCLECGFYIHMRCADSFLRCLMHESHEHKLFYVSSNAKEHFGRNNCCQICLGAVVSSLDSYYHCIECELEFHFECLGISKTISKRSCHIHPLVCKRVREEDDSLEYCGVCETLIHAGHHVYSCEECDFLGHIECILREKEPSPLYLKDLYSCVEDVKRATNQEDYETNKVMVHDINHNHVVTSIDMCELEGKEHCHICEKEILGNPWKCETCNFVTHNFCVELGKPSRHRFHWNHLLTLMPKPVATDMTSCKSCREDIKGFNLFCRICNFIIHVSCAMKGKRFLGMTGPKVVGTWRGRCLGGKHRMVQVMFPRSYQKVCIICHERVLGKAVSCMECETIYHLRCIDRHRIKDRDSS; via the exons ATGGGAAAACTCGAGCATTTCTCCCACTCATGCCCTTTGACCTCGCCGGAGATTGTAGCTGAAGGCATCTGCAACATTTGCTTCCAAGACCAAGTTGTTGAATACGCATGTAAGCCTTgcaattttgatatatgtaaGACTTGCTCCAAGCTGCCGCAAAAGGTGTCACATGGTTTTCACTCAGATCATCCTCTTGAGTTTTCTCTATTCCAATATGATCGAAAACCTGGTTACATTGTCTGCTCTTGTTGTGGGAACATGTCTTCTTGCTCATTCTATGAATGTAAAGAATGTGAGATCTATCTTGATCTCGGTTGTGCACTACTGAAGAACGTTTTCACTGGTTGGGACGTTAGAGAAATGCTTCATTACAGTCATGAACATTTGCTTCGAAGGTGTAAACCAGGACAAGATGCTAGAGGCTCTTGCCTGCTTTGTGAGCTCCCTCTTTCTCCCTCTTCTATATGTTACGGTTGTGTTTACTGTTACTCGTTTCTCCACGAGCGCTGTCTCGATCTTCCGACAGAGATTCGACATCCCGTGCATCTGGAACACCCTCTCAGACGCCTTGATTACATACGAAGTGGTGGTCGAACATTTTGCGGTGCGTGTAGAGAGAAGATTGACAGTGTCCCCTTTGGCTGCCTAGAATGTGGTTTTTACATTCACATGAGGTGTGCAGATTCGTTTTTGCGCTGTCTGATGCATGAATCTCATGAgcataaattgttttatgtatCTTCGAATGCTAAAGAACATTTTGGAAGAAACAATTGTTGCCAAATATGCTTGGGAGCTGTAGTGAGCTCTCTCGATTCTTACTACCACTGCATCGAATGTGAATTGGAGTTTCATTTCGAATGCCTTGGGATTTCCAAGACCATTTCTAAGAGATCTTGTCACATTCATCCACTTGTTTGTAAAAGAGTACGTGAAGAGGATGATTCTTTGGAGTACTGTGGCGTTTGCGAGACATTGATTCATGCCGGACATCATGTTTATTCGTGCGAAGAATGTGATTTTCTTGGTCACATTGAATGCATTCTACGCGAG AAAGAGCCATCACCATTGTACTTGAAGGATCTGTATTCTTGTGTTGAAGACGTCAAAAGAGCAACAAACCAAGAAGACTATGAAACCAACAAAGTTATG GTTCATGATATCAACCATAATCATGTGGTGACATCGATTGATATGTGTGAGCTTGAAGGCAAAGAACATTGTCACAtatgtgaaaaagaaatactTGGTAATCCATGGAAATGCGAGACTTGCAACTTTGTGACACATAACTTCTGTGTGGAGCTAGGGAAACCATCAAGACATCGGTTTCATTGGAACCATCTTTTGACACTCATGCCAAAACCAGTTGCTACGGATATGACGAGTTGTAAAAGCTGCAGAGAGGATATAAAAGGGTTCAATCTATTTTGTCGAATATGCAATTTTATTATCCACGTCAGTTGCGCCATGAAAGGTAAACGTTTTCTTGGGATGACAGGACCGAAAGTCGTTGGAACTTGGAGAGGACGTTGTTTGGGAGGCAAGCATAGAATGGTCCAAGTTATGTTCCCGAGGTCATATCAAAAAGTTTGTATTATTTGTCATGAGAGGGTGCTTGGGAAGGCTGTGTCATGTATGGAGTGTGAAACGATTTATCATCTTCGGTGTATTGACCGACATCGTATCAAAGACCGTGATTCTTCGTAG